Proteins encoded by one window of Candidatus Lernaella stagnicola:
- a CDS encoding class I adenylate-forming enzyme family protein: MNAASAYLDAPAAAPDRVAICEPSGRAITYADLLRRVVALAEDLQARGMTPGDRVVLQVPNGIEFAVTALATLLVGGVPLLIEPGLGDEVYLSRVKVSEPRWLLVHPLISWLNRIPGARSFLQRRELDVPPVPPLTGDMQKVVITAKRIERLAAGDVAVESFVPVERKPEDDGIIVFTGGTTSLPKGVRLSHGALGQYIANISSAVEGQVLENFLADTPQQVLYALRLGKTAYITKGRKQKRARHVLSLIRAGAIDAYFGSPYVWMEMMSQAGPDSAHLPNSMRTVLLGGAPVTADFLRVLSNWLAPGTAILALYGMTEAGPVCAVRAEEKIAYDGDGDIVGKTLTDVRVEITNANENGVGDVVVHSPSLYSGYLGQEPRGAEEGLQTGDLGRIVEFAGQPMLTLLGRAKDMIIRNGVNIYPASFEAAIREIADHAGRRLLRECAMVGLWNPTRQDEDVVLCLQPAAGVDLSVESIKDDVTHLCGTDAKPDHFLLLDPIPVTGRQNKVDKKAVREYASRELSLPLRQEEAR; encoded by the coding sequence ATCACGTATGCCGACCTCCTGCGACGCGTCGTGGCGTTGGCCGAGGATCTGCAAGCCCGCGGCATGACGCCCGGCGATCGTGTCGTCCTGCAAGTGCCCAACGGTATCGAGTTCGCCGTTACCGCGCTGGCTACCCTTCTGGTCGGTGGCGTTCCCCTACTGATTGAACCCGGCCTCGGCGACGAAGTGTACCTGTCGCGCGTGAAGGTGAGCGAACCGCGCTGGCTGCTCGTGCATCCGCTGATCTCGTGGCTGAATCGTATTCCCGGCGCCCGCTCGTTTCTGCAACGTCGGGAGTTGGATGTACCGCCGGTCCCGCCGCTTACCGGGGACATGCAAAAAGTCGTCATCACCGCCAAACGAATCGAACGGTTAGCCGCCGGGGATGTCGCGGTCGAATCCTTCGTTCCCGTCGAGCGAAAGCCCGAAGACGACGGCATTATCGTCTTTACCGGCGGTACGACCAGCCTGCCCAAAGGCGTACGACTTTCCCACGGCGCGCTCGGCCAATACATCGCCAATATTTCCTCAGCCGTCGAAGGGCAGGTTTTAGAAAACTTCCTGGCCGACACGCCGCAGCAAGTTCTTTATGCGCTACGTTTGGGAAAAACCGCGTACATCACCAAGGGCCGTAAACAGAAGCGGGCGCGGCATGTCCTCTCCCTGATTCGCGCGGGGGCGATCGATGCGTACTTCGGCTCCCCCTACGTGTGGATGGAAATGATGTCCCAGGCCGGGCCCGACTCCGCGCACCTGCCGAACTCGATGCGCACCGTTCTGCTGGGCGGCGCGCCGGTAACCGCCGACTTCCTGCGCGTGCTTTCGAATTGGCTGGCACCGGGTACGGCCATTTTGGCGCTTTACGGGATGACCGAAGCGGGGCCGGTGTGCGCCGTTCGCGCCGAGGAAAAAATCGCCTACGACGGCGATGGCGACATAGTCGGAAAAACGTTAACCGACGTGCGAGTGGAGATCACGAACGCCAATGAAAACGGTGTCGGCGACGTGGTCGTGCACAGCCCTTCCCTGTACTCGGGCTATTTGGGGCAAGAGCCGCGCGGCGCGGAAGAGGGTCTGCAAACCGGCGACCTGGGTCGTATCGTCGAGTTCGCCGGCCAGCCCATGCTCACGTTGCTCGGGCGCGCCAAGGACATGATCATTCGCAACGGCGTCAACATCTACCCGGCTTCCTTCGAAGCCGCCATCCGCGAAATCGCCGACCACGCGGGCCGTCGTCTGCTGCGCGAGTGCGCCATGGTCGGCCTGTGGAATCCGACGCGGCAGGATGAGGACGTCGTATTGTGTCTGCAACCGGCGGCGGGCGTGGACCTTTCGGTCGAAAGCATCAAGGATGATGTCACGCACCTTTGCGGCACCGACGCCAAGCCCGACCACTTCCTGCTGCTCGACCCGATCCCGGTGACCGGCCGTCAAAACAAAGTCGATAAAAAGGCGGTGCGTGAGTACGCCTCGCGCGAGTTGAGCCTGCCTCTGCGTCAGGAGGAAGCGCGATGA